The following are encoded in a window of Providencia rettgeri genomic DNA:
- the actP gene encoding cation/acetate symporter ActP: MKYLLSLILFFTSSMAFSDALTGDVERQPVNIQAIIMFLLFVGFTLYITYWASKRTRSRSDYYTAGGKITGFQNGMAIAGDFMSAASFLGISALVYTSGYDGLIYSIGFLIGWPIILFLIAERLRNLGRYTFADVASYRLKQRPIRILSAIGSLVVVALYLIAQMVGAGKLIELLFGLNYHVAVVIVGILMVLYVLFGGMLATTWVQIIKAILLLAGATFMAVMVMKHVGFNFNTLFKEAVAVHKNGIAIMSPGGLVSDPISALSLGLALMFGTAGLPHIIMRFFTVSDAKEARKSVFYATGFIGYFYILTFIIGFGAIVLVSSNPAFKDAAGALIGGTNMAAVHLADAVGGNFFLGFISAVAFATILAVVAGLTLAGASAVSHDLYAMAMKNGKADERDELRVSKITVVVLGFVAIGLGILFEKQNIAFMVGLAFSIAASCNFPIILLSMYWRKLTTRGALAGGWLGLITAVVLMILGPTIWVSILHHEKPIYPYEYPAFFSMIVAFVASWLFSVTDNSEQGKMERERFKEQFVRSQIGLGIEQGKSH, translated from the coding sequence ATGAAATATTTGCTCTCACTCATTCTCTTTTTTACCTCATCAATGGCGTTTTCCGACGCATTGACAGGGGATGTTGAACGCCAGCCTGTCAATATTCAGGCCATTATCATGTTCTTACTGTTCGTCGGCTTTACCTTATATATCACTTATTGGGCGTCAAAAAGAACGCGTTCTCGCTCTGACTACTATACAGCAGGTGGGAAAATTACAGGCTTCCAAAACGGGATGGCAATCGCTGGTGACTTTATGTCTGCCGCTTCCTTCTTAGGGATCTCCGCTCTAGTTTATACATCTGGCTATGATGGCTTGATTTACTCAATTGGCTTCTTAATTGGCTGGCCGATCATTCTATTCTTAATTGCCGAGCGCTTACGTAACTTAGGTCGCTATACTTTCGCTGACGTTGCATCTTACCGGTTAAAACAAAGACCCATACGTATCCTATCTGCAATAGGTTCGCTGGTCGTGGTCGCACTCTACCTCATTGCTCAAATGGTGGGGGCCGGTAAATTAATCGAATTATTATTCGGCCTTAATTACCACGTTGCGGTCGTTATTGTGGGTATCTTGATGGTGCTGTATGTTCTATTTGGTGGAATGTTAGCAACCACATGGGTGCAAATCATCAAAGCTATTTTATTATTAGCTGGTGCGACATTCATGGCGGTAATGGTCATGAAGCATGTCGGTTTTAACTTTAATACCCTATTTAAAGAAGCGGTCGCCGTTCATAAAAATGGCATTGCCATTATGAGCCCTGGAGGGCTTGTTTCCGACCCAATCTCTGCCTTATCACTTGGCCTAGCCTTGATGTTTGGTACAGCCGGTCTTCCTCATATTATTATGCGCTTCTTCACCGTCAGTGATGCAAAAGAAGCCCGCAAGAGCGTGTTCTATGCAACAGGATTTATCGGTTACTTCTACATATTAACCTTTATTATTGGCTTTGGTGCGATTGTCCTTGTCAGCTCAAACCCTGCATTTAAAGATGCTGCGGGTGCACTGATTGGCGGTACCAATATGGCGGCTGTGCACCTTGCTGACGCTGTTGGCGGTAACTTCTTCCTTGGCTTTATTTCTGCTGTTGCCTTCGCCACCATCCTTGCGGTTGTTGCAGGATTAACACTCGCAGGGGCTTCTGCGGTATCTCATGACCTTTATGCGATGGCAATGAAAAATGGCAAGGCAGACGAAAGAGACGAATTACGAGTCTCAAAAATTACAGTTGTCGTCTTAGGCTTTGTTGCTATTGGTCTTGGTATTTTATTTGAAAAACAAAATATTGCCTTTATGGTTGGCTTAGCCTTCTCCATCGCTGCAAGCTGTAACTTCCCGATTATTTTACTATCTATGTACTGGCGCAAACTCACCACTCGCGGCGCATTAGCTGGGGGTTGGTTAGGGCTGATTACTGCCGTTGTCTTGATGATCCTAGGACCAACGATTTGGGTCAGTATTCTTCACCATGAAAAACCAATCTATCCATATGAATATCCTGCATTCTTCTCCATGATTGTTGCATTCGTTGCCTCTTGGTTATTCTCTGTGACTGATAACTCAGAGCAAGGAAAAATGGAAAGAGAACGCTTTAAAGAACAGTTTGTCCGTTCACAAATTGGCTTGGGTATTGAACAAGGAAAATCTCACTAA
- a CDS encoding DUF485 domain-containing protein: MNATAYEKVEDNPRFKELVRKRSRFSWLLSIITLVLYVGFIFLIAFDPSWLGTPITEGSYITRGIPVGVGLIVISFLLTGLYVIRANGEYDRLTTEILNEVEK, encoded by the coding sequence ATGAATGCTACTGCTTACGAAAAGGTAGAGGATAACCCTCGCTTTAAAGAACTGGTTAGAAAACGTAGTCGCTTTTCATGGTTGTTATCAATAATAACGCTTGTCCTGTATGTTGGTTTTATTTTTCTTATCGCTTTTGATCCTAGCTGGTTAGGTACACCAATAACGGAAGGTTCATATATCACTCGAGGGATCCCTGTAGGTGTTGGGCTGATCGTCATTTCATTTTTACTCACAGGACTCTATGTTATCCGTGCAAATGGTGAATACGACCGTTTAACGACCGAAATTTTAAACGAGGTAGAAAAATGA
- the acs gene encoding acetate--CoA ligase has product MTQITKHPVPAEIAKNALITEQQYHDEYQRSIQDPEGFWGEKGKIVDWIKPYTRVKNTSFDPGHIDIRWFEDGTLNLSANCLDRHLAEKGDQVAIIWEGDDPSSSKNVTYRELHHDVSQFANVLKKYGIRKGDVVAIYMPMVVEAAVAMLACARIGAIHTVIFAGFSPEAVSGRVIDCKAKLIITADEGLRAGRAIPLKKNVDDALTNPHVTTVANVIVYQRTGNVPSWVEGRDLWWHDITKGVSADCPPEEMRAEDPLFILYTSGSTGKPKGVLHTTGGYLVYATLTFKYTFDYHPGEVYWCTADVGWVTGHSYLLYGPLSNGAKTVMFEGVPNYPSVNRMSQVVDKHQVNILYTAPTAIRALMAEGDKAIEGTDRSSLRILGSVGEPINPEAWEWFYKKIGNSRCPVVDTWWQTETGGFMITPLPGATMLKPGSATLPFFGVRPALVDNLGEPMEGATEGNLVIVDSWPGQARTLFGDHERFEQTYFSTFKGMYFSGDGARRDEDGYYWITGRVDDVLNISGHRLGTAEIESALVAHPQVAEAAVVGIPHNIKGQAIYAYVTLISGVEPSPELYTEVRNWVRKEIGPIATPDVLHWTDSLPKTRSGKIMRRILRKIASGDTSNFGDTSTLADPGVVEKLLEEKQSMSMS; this is encoded by the coding sequence ATGACTCAAATAACTAAACATCCCGTTCCTGCTGAAATTGCAAAAAATGCCCTGATTACTGAACAACAGTATCACGATGAGTACCAACGTTCGATTCAAGACCCTGAAGGATTTTGGGGCGAAAAAGGAAAAATCGTTGATTGGATTAAACCGTACACCCGTGTCAAAAATACCTCTTTTGACCCCGGACATATCGATATCCGTTGGTTTGAAGATGGAACATTAAATTTAAGTGCAAACTGTTTGGATCGCCATTTAGCTGAAAAAGGCGACCAAGTCGCGATTATTTGGGAAGGCGATGACCCATCATCGTCAAAAAATGTCACTTACCGTGAACTGCATCATGATGTTAGCCAGTTCGCTAACGTTTTAAAGAAATACGGCATCCGTAAAGGTGATGTCGTGGCGATTTATATGCCAATGGTAGTAGAAGCAGCTGTCGCCATGCTAGCGTGTGCACGAATTGGCGCTATCCATACCGTCATTTTCGCAGGGTTCTCCCCTGAGGCGGTCTCTGGTCGCGTGATTGACTGTAAAGCGAAACTGATTATCACTGCTGACGAAGGCTTACGTGCTGGCCGTGCTATCCCGCTGAAAAAGAATGTGGATGACGCATTAACCAATCCACACGTGACCACCGTTGCAAATGTGATTGTTTATCAACGCACAGGCAATGTGCCAAGCTGGGTCGAAGGGCGTGACTTATGGTGGCATGATATTACGAAAGGTGTTAGTGCCGATTGTCCACCAGAAGAAATGCGAGCAGAAGATCCGCTGTTCATTCTATATACCTCAGGCTCAACAGGTAAACCTAAAGGGGTACTCCACACCACTGGCGGTTATTTGGTCTATGCCACACTCACATTTAAATACACCTTTGACTATCACCCCGGTGAGGTGTATTGGTGTACCGCCGATGTAGGTTGGGTAACAGGTCATAGTTACTTACTGTATGGGCCATTATCTAATGGCGCAAAAACGGTAATGTTTGAAGGTGTGCCAAATTACCCATCTGTTAACCGAATGAGTCAAGTCGTTGATAAACACCAAGTCAATATTCTTTATACCGCACCAACGGCTATTCGTGCATTAATGGCAGAGGGTGATAAAGCCATTGAAGGTACAGACCGTAGCTCACTGCGTATTCTTGGCTCTGTGGGGGAACCTATTAACCCTGAAGCATGGGAATGGTTCTACAAGAAAATTGGTAATAGCCGCTGCCCAGTGGTTGATACATGGTGGCAAACCGAAACAGGTGGTTTTATGATCACACCACTACCAGGTGCAACTATGTTAAAACCAGGTTCCGCCACATTACCTTTCTTCGGTGTACGCCCTGCGCTAGTGGATAACCTAGGTGAACCGATGGAAGGGGCAACCGAAGGTAACTTAGTTATTGTTGATTCTTGGCCGGGTCAAGCCCGTACTTTATTTGGCGACCACGAACGCTTCGAGCAAACCTATTTTTCAACCTTTAAAGGCATGTACTTTAGTGGAGACGGAGCTCGTCGTGATGAAGATGGTTATTACTGGATCACGGGTCGTGTTGACGATGTATTGAATATTTCGGGTCACCGTTTAGGTACCGCAGAAATAGAATCAGCACTCGTTGCGCATCCACAAGTAGCGGAAGCTGCGGTAGTCGGTATTCCTCATAATATTAAGGGGCAGGCAATCTATGCCTATGTCACATTAATATCTGGGGTTGAGCCTTCACCTGAACTCTATACTGAGGTTCGCAATTGGGTACGTAAAGAAATCGGTCCAATTGCAACGCCAGATGTTCTTCACTGGACGGATTCATTACCAAAAACCCGTTCCGGTAAAATTATGCGCCGTATCCTACGAAAAATTGCATCAGGAGACACTAGCAACTTTGGAGATACCTCCACGCTAGCAGATCCAGGAGTTGTCGAAAAATTACTCGAAGAAAAACAATCTATGAGTATGTCATAG